The proteins below come from a single Stomoxys calcitrans chromosome 1, idStoCalc2.1, whole genome shotgun sequence genomic window:
- the LOC131994200 gene encoding uncharacterized protein LOC131994200 isoform X1, protein MCQGIIIQHTIIMMSNFTYLLTLVRMQWLRWVIGVCRLKRTMAWVFRYMHNLRCKLKQSAGRSGELSVDEEEEAEKYLCKQVQQEMFGDDLADLATRQRLSEKSELKSLNPFMDTGGLLRVSGRIDNATFLSLDARRPIILPKNHLFTSLLVESYHVRFCHINVATVMSEVRQRFWVPSLRQLLNKIKLRCPMCKVSRAKPTQPQMAPLPVDRITPYVRPFSYTGLDYFGPVNVTIRRRKEKRWVALFTCLTIRAVHLEISTDLSSDACLLCIRNFINRRGVPVMIRSDNGTNFVGIAKELQGTSNFLDINDSFRSSMTALGIKWVYNTPNNPSEGGVWERLVQSVKKALYAMLKEHAPKLETLQALLIEAENMVNARPLTLIPVSPDDSEPLTPNHFILGCPNSTHTPAPFEPRLMCLRKQWRVLQNMKNGLWNQ, encoded by the exons ATGTGCCAAGGTATTATAATCCAACATACCATAATAATGATGTCGAACTTCACATATTTACTGACGCTAGTGAGGATGCAATGGCTGCGGTGGGTTATTGGCGTGTG CAGATTAAAAAGGACTATGGCGTGGGTGTTTCGGTACATGCATAATTTGAGgtgtaaattaaaacaaagtGCTGGTAGATCTGGAGAGCTGTCAGTTGATGAGGAAGAAGAAGCAGAGAAGTATCTCTGTAAGCAAGTACAACAAGAGATGTTTGGAGACGATTTAGCCGATCTTGCTACAAGACAAAGGTTGTCAGAAAAGAGCGAACTCAAATCATTAAATCCGTTCATGGACACCGGTGGTCTGTTACGTGTTTCCGGAAGAATTGATAATGCCACTTTCTTGTCTCTCGATGCCAGAAGGCCGATAATTCTACCAAAAAATCACCTGTTTACCAGCCTTTTAGTGGAATCCTACCACGTTCGTTTTTGCCACATCAATGTTGCCACAGTTATGAGCGAAGTTCGACAAAGGTTTTGGGTGCCATCTCTTCGTCAGCTTTTGAATAAAATCAAGCTCAGATGTCCTATGTGCAAAGTTAGTCGAGCTAAGCCTACACAACCGCAAATGGCTCCATTACCTGTGGATCGTATTACCCCATATGTGCGACCTTTTTCATATACCGGCCTTGATTATTTTGGCCCTGTCAATGTTACCATTCGCCGTCGTAAAGAAAAGAGATGGGTAGCCCTATTTACCTGTTTAACCATCCGAGCCGTCCATCTTGAAATCTCCACCGATCTGTCTAGCGATGCCTGTCTGCTTTGTATACGGAACTTCATCAACCGAAGGGGCGTTCCAGTGATGATTCGAAGCGACAATGGGACAAATTTTGTTGGCATCGCCAAAGAGCTCCAAGGTACGTCTAATTTTCTCGATATTAATGATTCGTTTCGTTCAAGTATGACGGCTCTTGGCATTAAATGGGTCTACAATACACCAAACAACCCTAGTGAAGGCGGCGTTTGGGAACGCTTAGTCCAGTCGGTGAAGAAGGCCTTGTATGCGATGTTGAAGGAACATGCGCCGAAATTGGAAACCCTTCAAGCTCTGCTCATAGAGGCGGAGAATATGGTGAATGCGAGGCCTTTAACTCTTATTCCTGTTTCTCCTGATGATTCGGAGCCATTGACACCCAATCATTTCATTCTTGGATGTCCCAACTCAACTCATACACCAGCACCTTTTGAGCCAAGGCTAATGTGCTTAAGAAAACAATGGCGAGTGTTGCAGAACATGAAAAATGGCTTGTGGAATCAGTAG
- the LOC131994200 gene encoding uncharacterized protein LOC131994200 isoform X2 — protein sequence MAWVFRYMHNLRCKLKQSAGRSGELSVDEEEEAEKYLCKQVQQEMFGDDLADLATRQRLSEKSELKSLNPFMDTGGLLRVSGRIDNATFLSLDARRPIILPKNHLFTSLLVESYHVRFCHINVATVMSEVRQRFWVPSLRQLLNKIKLRCPMCKVSRAKPTQPQMAPLPVDRITPYVRPFSYTGLDYFGPVNVTIRRRKEKRWVALFTCLTIRAVHLEISTDLSSDACLLCIRNFINRRGVPVMIRSDNGTNFVGIAKELQGTSNFLDINDSFRSSMTALGIKWVYNTPNNPSEGGVWERLVQSVKKALYAMLKEHAPKLETLQALLIEAENMVNARPLTLIPVSPDDSEPLTPNHFILGCPNSTHTPAPFEPRLMCLRKQWRVLQNMKNGLWNQ from the coding sequence ATGGCGTGGGTGTTTCGGTACATGCATAATTTGAGgtgtaaattaaaacaaagtGCTGGTAGATCTGGAGAGCTGTCAGTTGATGAGGAAGAAGAAGCAGAGAAGTATCTCTGTAAGCAAGTACAACAAGAGATGTTTGGAGACGATTTAGCCGATCTTGCTACAAGACAAAGGTTGTCAGAAAAGAGCGAACTCAAATCATTAAATCCGTTCATGGACACCGGTGGTCTGTTACGTGTTTCCGGAAGAATTGATAATGCCACTTTCTTGTCTCTCGATGCCAGAAGGCCGATAATTCTACCAAAAAATCACCTGTTTACCAGCCTTTTAGTGGAATCCTACCACGTTCGTTTTTGCCACATCAATGTTGCCACAGTTATGAGCGAAGTTCGACAAAGGTTTTGGGTGCCATCTCTTCGTCAGCTTTTGAATAAAATCAAGCTCAGATGTCCTATGTGCAAAGTTAGTCGAGCTAAGCCTACACAACCGCAAATGGCTCCATTACCTGTGGATCGTATTACCCCATATGTGCGACCTTTTTCATATACCGGCCTTGATTATTTTGGCCCTGTCAATGTTACCATTCGCCGTCGTAAAGAAAAGAGATGGGTAGCCCTATTTACCTGTTTAACCATCCGAGCCGTCCATCTTGAAATCTCCACCGATCTGTCTAGCGATGCCTGTCTGCTTTGTATACGGAACTTCATCAACCGAAGGGGCGTTCCAGTGATGATTCGAAGCGACAATGGGACAAATTTTGTTGGCATCGCCAAAGAGCTCCAAGGTACGTCTAATTTTCTCGATATTAATGATTCGTTTCGTTCAAGTATGACGGCTCTTGGCATTAAATGGGTCTACAATACACCAAACAACCCTAGTGAAGGCGGCGTTTGGGAACGCTTAGTCCAGTCGGTGAAGAAGGCCTTGTATGCGATGTTGAAGGAACATGCGCCGAAATTGGAAACCCTTCAAGCTCTGCTCATAGAGGCGGAGAATATGGTGAATGCGAGGCCTTTAACTCTTATTCCTGTTTCTCCTGATGATTCGGAGCCATTGACACCCAATCATTTCATTCTTGGATGTCCCAACTCAACTCATACACCAGCACCTTTTGAGCCAAGGCTAATGTGCTTAAGAAAACAATGGCGAGTGTTGCAGAACATGAAAAATGGCTTGTGGAATCAGTAG